The nucleotide sequence GGACGTCTACTTCTACAATAACGACGACGCACTAAAGCAGCACGTTCATTACGTTTACGATGTTTTCGACAACCTGATCGAGCGCGATCTCGACCCGACCGGCACCGGCAGCTACACGCAAATCGTGCATTACATCTGGGACGGCGGCGAGAACGGCCCCGGCAAGGGGAACATCGTGTTGGCCTTCAACGGCAGCGACCAGCTCATCGCGCGTTACCTCAACGGCCCCAGCACCAGCGCCTACGACCAGTATTTCACCGACTTGGCTGAGGAGGATGTCACATCGACATCCAGCCCCGGCACGGTCACCTATCCGCTGCTCGACGATCGGGCCAGTGTCGTCGACACGGTTGACGCCAATGGGAATCTCGTCAATCACATCGTTTACGTCGCCACCGGCGCCGTCTGGTACGAGAGCAATCCCGCGGTGTTGCACATCGCTGGCTGGCAGGGCGCTTACACCGATTCGACGACCGGCATGGTGAAGTTCGGCGCCCGCTGGGAATACATGGCCGACGCCTTCTGGGCAAGTCCGGATCCGATCGGGTTGCTCGGCGGCACCAATTTGTCCGCGGTCGTGTTCAACGACCCGGCGAATTTGGCGGACCCGAGCGGATTGTACACCCCGCGCCCCGACCACCACATCGTGCCGCAGGCGGTTTTTAACGGGATCGGCGGGTTCAGCAAGGACGTCATTGACGTATTCAACAACAACACGTTTGATCTTCTATACAACCACGGCAATGACACCTGGGATGGCGTCACGCATCCCTCGTACAGCGGCGCCGTGCGCGAAGAGTTAATGCGCGTCCTCGGCGGCGGAACCGGCAAGCAGCTAAGGGCTGCCGCCAAAGGGTTCAGCCCTGCGCAAGCGCAGGCATTCGTCGACGCAATCCTCGCGGGTAAATGTCCGTCCGGCGCCAACGCCAAAACGTGGGATGCCATCAATAAATACCTTGTTGGAATGGCAAAGAGCGATCTCATCGCGGCGGCGGCGCGTGCCGAGGGCAAAGTCGAGAACATAGCGGATCTGAAGAAGCTGGCCAGGCTTGCGGATGGGACGGGCAGTAACACCAAGGTGTTGCCTAAGGATCTCGAATCTGCTGCCGCGAAGGCTTTTTACAAAAGCTGGCTTGCGCCCGGTGCGACCGGAGCACGCTTCCGTGCGTTGGCGTTAAAGGGGGCATTAGTAGCCAAGATCGCACGTCCCCTTGCCGCCTTGATCGCCCTTGGGAAGTGCTCAAGCGCACTTGCAAACGGCGACGTCGCGGGCGCAGCCTATGAGGCCGCCGAC is from Pirellulales bacterium and encodes:
- a CDS encoding RHS repeat-associated core domain-containing protein yields the protein DVYFYNNDDALKQHVHYVYDVFDNLIERDLDPTGTGSYTQIVHYIWDGGENGPGKGNIVLAFNGSDQLIARYLNGPSTSAYDQYFTDLAEEDVTSTSSPGTVTYPLLDDRASVVDTVDANGNLVNHIVYVATGAVWYESNPAVLHIAGWQGAYTDSTTGMVKFGARWEYMADAFWASPDPIGLLGGTNLSAVVFNDPANLADPSGLYTPRPDHHIVPQAVFNGIGGFSKDVIDVFNNNTFDLLYNHGNDTWDGVTHPSYSGAVREELMRVLGGGTGKQLRAAAKGFSPAQAQAFVDAILAGKCPSGANAKTWDAINKYLVGMAKSDLIAAAARAEGKVENIADLKKLARLADGTGSNTKVLPKDLESAAAKAFYKSWLAPGATGARFRALALKGALVAKIARPLAALIALGKCSSALANGDVAGAAYEAADGIFAAKLAEELATTALAPAGKYFDNALDTGQMNHALRRFNNDAMSPLDRENMRRAIQGPRPYQPPRSPFE